Genomic segment of Mesotoga sp. UBA6090:
GCGAAGTTACCATAGTTGATAGCGAGAAGAACATGCGCGTCGGAGTATCTTGCAAGAGGCTGTCCTCTGTCGACATCACCATATGTTGTTACGAATGGTACCATGATTGTGGTTGTACCCATTGTTACATAAACCAAGTCTCCTGCTTCAATAGCGGCGTAAACAACTGCTTCCATGGGGATATTCGTATGAACGTTACCGTACTTATCAATTTCGGCTACTGCGCCAACTATTCCGGCGAGCATCAAAGCCGACAGAATTACAAATACACCCAGTAAAAACCCTCTCTTAAGCATACAACACCTCCACCTATCCTTTTAGACGTTAAGGTATTTGCACCACAATTATATCACTGGCCACTTTTAATCACGAAAAGGCGAATTCTCTTTGCCGAATTCACTTGATAATCATCTTACACTGCGTGGACTCAATACTCAAGACAAACATCTTCTGATATACAGTTTATACCACACATAGAGCCGTAGAGGAACGAATGAAGAAGTGTGTCTCACAAAACCAAATGATAAGGATGCTGTTAACAATAACCGTCTATCAGTCTACCTGTAAAATTGATTAATGAAAGAGAGACTTCATCCACCGGAAAATCCTGACTTCTACAGTTCTTGGCTCTGAGTTTTTCCAGCGTTCTCACTCTCTTTTTGCTTACGAACAAAGGGGGTCGTAAGCGCAACGGTCCATCTCAATTGTTTTGCCTCTTAGTATTTCTAATCATGCTCCAGGATTTGAGTTCGGACGATATTTCAACTTCCCTGGCAACGGAAAAGCCAAAGGATTCGTAGAAGCCTGCATTTGAAGGATTCTGGGTTTCCAAATAACCCGGAAGTCCTCTGGAGTCTGCTTCACGGATAAAGAAGTTCATCAGTTTCTTTCCTATTCCCATTCTCTGTTTTCGAGGTAAAACAGCTAGCAAGATAAGGTGAAGGTGCTGATCTTGTATGCATTCTTTGTGAACCTTAGATACTACCCTGCCGACCTTCATAAGACGATTAAGTGACCTTGCTGGAAATGTGAGCATTTTCAAGGCTCCGCTCCTGATCCAGGCTCCAAGGCCGGGGTCTTCTTCAGAGTCAATCCATAGAATCATTCCGTTCATATCGGGTGAATCGAAATAGGCATTTCCTTTAGCCGAATAGGCCTTGAACATTACTCCATAGATTTTCTTTACGTATTCTCTTCCTTTCTCTTTTAATATATATTTGATCATCGGGTCATCGGCAAATGCTTCAGACAGGATTTCTATCGCTCTTGTGTGTTCTCTTACAGAAATCCTTATCGGTTCGAACATGCTATCACCCTTTCAGCTTGCCTCCATGCACAATGAAGGGCTTGAGTAGCAATAAATCTATAATCTCAGACAGCACTCGAGAGCTGCCCAGAAGACGCGTTCTTTGTGGCTCGAGGCCTCAGGATGGAATCTTCTATCCCAATCTTCGCCGCTAACGTCGTCTCCCGAGGAAAGCAGCTGTCCAAAGACGACATCTCTGAACTTTGAGACGGCCATGAGGGCGGAAGCCTCCATCTCGACGGTAATACAGCCCTCATCGATCCTCTCCTTGACTATCTTCTTCGTCTCCCTGTAGAAGGCGTCGGTCGTCCAGGTCTTTCCCTTGATATATGGAATCGATGAAGCTTCCAATGCGGCCTCTACCTTCTCTAACACCTCTGCATCCACAGTGATTTCGCGGGAAGGCTCCAGGTAATGGTAAGAGGTTCCCTCGTCTCTGATGGCAGACTGAACGACTATGATCTCTCCCCTCGGGATCTCCCTCTTCAACACTCCGCATGAGCCGCAGGCTATTGTCTTTCTAACTCCAAGGGCGATGAGCTCCTCATAGAAGCCCGCCGCCGACGGCGCTCCAAGTCGGGGATTCAAGATCGCAACTTTGACCCCTTTGTACTCGATCTCGTAGACGGGAAAGAATCCGACCTCGCTTCTCCTGTCAACGATCTTCTTCAGAAGACCCTTCTTCAAGAGAATCTCTATCACACCTTGATAGAAGAGAATCACCGCTCTTTCCGGCATCTCGGAGATCGAAGAGATGGCCTTCGTCGGTTCTATGACGGCTGGTCTTTCATAATCATGTTCTAGAATAGGTAAACGCTTCTCCATATATGCCCCCTTTGCGACAATTCTAGCAGCGAAGAAGAGATCGACAATCCCCAAATGACCTGACACTATTGTAACCGAAAGCTTCATAATTGTAATCAATATAAACGGAGGTGGAATCGTGAAAACAGGTTCAAATTCGAACTTGAATATGAGATCGGATTTATGGGAGTGATCTTCCACACCATTCAGTTCGGTCAGACGGGAACCGTTCTTAACTACGTGAAAGACGGCGGACAGGACATTCTCTTTCCATATCAAAATCAAAGGTACACAGCCGGGCTGAGCATCGGCAAACACACGGTTTACTTTCTGTATCAGCCGCTCACGGTTCAGTCCAAGGTTCAACTTAAGAACGACCTGATAGTCGATGGAGTCACCTTCCCCGCCGGAAGTGGAAACCTCTTGAACTACGTCTTCCCCTTCTACAGGGTCAGTTACACTTACGACGCCTTGAGAAAGGGTAACAGCTATCTTGCCCTCGGCCTATCACTTCAGTTGAGAAATGCAGATATCTACTTCGAGTTTCTCGACGGAACGAAATTCGTCGACAACAAGAATGTCGGTCCCGTTCCGATTATCAAAGTGAAGGGCGCATACTGGCTGAACGAAAAGGTTTACCTGGCAACAGACATCGACGGTTTCTACGCCTCCAGCAAGTTCCTTAACGGAGCTGACTTCGACTTCGAGGGATCGGTACTCGACGCTTCTCTGAGAGCCGGACTGCTTCTGACGGATTATCTCGAAACCTATTTCAATGTACGTTTCATAGGGGGAACCGCGAAGGGCACTTCCGAAAACTCCGGCAGCCCCGACGGCTTCACCGACAACAGACTTGCGACCATTAACTTCAGCATAGGCTTCCAGCTGAAGTAAGTAGACTCTATAAACTCCTACCTAAATGGCCGGTGCTTTTTTGTCTGGTGCTCGATCCTCAATTGAGATTATGCCTTTAGAAAAGGTGTTACCAGCAACAATACGAATTCAGCACTTAACTTCTCATTTATGTTTGCTAATACTGGGTCTCTACGGATCAGAAAGTTGATTCGTCAAGAGATTTGCTATCGAAAGCATTTTTTGATATTCTAGTATCAATGTCATCGAGTGAGGTCAATATTATGGAACATTTCAAGGCTTTCAAAAAAGTGGACGAGATCTTTGAGCTCTTCTTTGAGCAAAGAAAATGGAGACTTAGCGACATAGTGGCCAGGTTAGGTTATCCCAAAGCCACCGTTCACCATATTCTTGCAGCAATGACGGAACTGGACTACCTCACAAAGGACAGGAACTTCTATATGCTCGGAAACAGGATTCTCCAGTTGAGCGGACTCATGAGAAGGAACCTCGAATTCAGAGAAGTGGCTCTTCCATACCTTGAGGAACTCAGAAATGAGATTAACGAGACTATTCATCTTACGTCGCTATTCAGAGATCAAGTAATCTACATCGAATGTCTCCATCCGACTCACGCACTCCGCCCGCACTCAACGGTCGGAGTCACCGCCTCTATGTATTGCACCGGAGTTGGAAAGGCTCTTCTGGCGTTTCAACCGGATTCTTACATAGACGGATATCTTGAAAGAGTAACCCTGGCAAGAAGAACAGACAATACTATTACAGACAAGGAGCGGCTCAGAAAAGAGCTCGAGTGGATAAGAGAACACGGCTATGCGTATGACAGAATCGAACAGGAAGAAAGCATAAAGTGCATTGCCGCACCCATACTGGACAATCACGGAGTCGCGAAGTATGCCGTCAGTATTGCCGGGCCTTCTAATAGAATGACCGACGAAGCAATTGAAAGGTATAAGGAACGCTTTTTGAAGACAATAGAAAAGCTGAACAAGCTGTTTATCGATTTCGAGACGTGAAAGCTCAAAGAAGTCTGATTCTACCTTTACTTCTAGGAACAACGACCTTCTTTCAAGATCGACCCGCAGGAGAGAGATTACCTCTATCTAACAGTCATAATTAACCCAGATACTTCTCAGACGTCTCTGAATGGTTTTGGAAATCCTGTGACCAATTTGGTAAATTCAAAGGTAGTTACCACATTGTTGAATCCTGTTCCATATTATTGAACTATTCAGACCATTTCCAATGCGTGCTTTTTTTGAGACGCAATCCATACGTGAAAGGGGAATTGAGATGAAAAAACTGTTTGTTTTGATCGTTGTTGCCTGTATGTTTGTTTCATTTGGTCTTGCAGCTACCACACTGGAAAACGTAGTTAAGAGCGGAAAGTTAACTGTTGCAACTGATATGACCGCTGTACCGATGCAGTACAGGGACGCTTCGGGAAATCCAACTGGATTCACCGTCGAGCTTATGGAACTTGCAGCCAAGGAAATGGGTGTCGAATTGGTTTGGCAGGATGTGGCTTGGGAAAGCCTTATTCCTTCATTGCTTTCGGGAAAAGCCGACATGATAGCGGCAAATATGTCAATGACCCTAACGAGAATGAAGTCTATAAGATTCTCCGACCCGTTCTTCCTTACAGGAATTGTTGCGATAGCCAGAAAGGATTCTCCTCTTCAAAACTGGAAAGAACTGGCCGATCCTTCAGTCAAGATGGGTGCGACAATGGGTTCCGTTCACGCAGATTTCATTGAACAAGAATGGGGCAAAGATGCTTCTCTGTACGACAATCTTGCCGAATGGATGACGGACATCAAGTTGGGTAGAATCGACTCGGTCATGGACGATGAGATGATCTGTGTCGAGCTAGTCAACAAGAACCCGGATCTGAAGATTCTGGACGGTTATGTGAGACCCGACACTTACGGACTAGCTTTCAGGCAGGACAAAGATTCCGACTCGCTGGTCGAATGGTTCAACTGGTTCCTCAAGTGGGAAAAGCTGACTGGCGAATACGGAAAGATTTACGAGAAATACGTAGGCAAGGCCTGGGAACCATCTTTCATTATTGATTAAACCAAGAGAATCGTTATTTCAAGATGAGATGGGGGGCTAGCCCCCATCTCATTTTAGGAATCGAAAGGGGAATTCTGATGGAACCGATTGTTCGAATTCGAGGTCTCAACAAGTCTTTTGGCAAACTTCACGTTCTCAAGGACGTCGAATTGGATGTATACGAAAGCGATGTGCTGGTCCTTTGTGGACCCAGCGGGGCCGGAAAAAGCACTCTTCTTCGCTGTATAAATATGCTCGAGCACTTTCACGAGGGTTCGATCGAGGTTTTGGGAAAAGACATAAAGCAAACGAGAGCTAACCTGAATTTCGTTAGAAAGAACTCGGGAATGGTCTTTCAGCATTTCAACCTCTTCCCTCACATTTCCGTAGTTGATAATGTCACTCTGGCACCCATACTCGTTAAGAAAGTACCTAAACATGAAGCCGTTGAAAAAGCAAAGAAACTGCTGGATCAGGTGGGATTATCGGCCAAGTACGACGCCTTCCCTCCTCAACTTTCCGGAGGACAAAAGCAGAGAGTCGCTATCGCTAGGGCCCTGGCAATGGATCCAAAACTCATGCTCTTCGACGAACCCACGTCGGCCCTTGACCCTGAGATGATAAAGGAAGTACTAGATGTCATGACAAATCTCGCACGCGGCGGAATGACGATGATAATCGTAAGTCACGAAATGGGTTTTGCGAGACAGGTGGCCAACAAGATTGGTTTCCTGGATGACGGGAAGCTGATCGAGCTTACCCCTAAGGATGAGTTCTTCAACAATCCCAGGAGTGATAGAACCAAGGAATTCCTGAGCAAGATACTTTAGGTGATGTCATGCTTGACATGAGAATGATCTCACAGTATCTTCCCGATTTCTTTGAAGCCTTGTTGGAAACGCTAAAAGTTGCGGCTTTGAGTGGTATCTTCTCCCTCATTATTGGAACAGTAGTGGGTATCCTTTCAACGATGAAGTCCTGGTTCGCAAGAACACCCGTAGGAATATATACGGGATTCATAAGATCGACTCCTTTGCTTGTCCAGTTGTACTTCGTCCACTATGGCCTCCCGATAACCGGACTGATGCTGACTTCCTTTCAAAGCGCTATAGTTGCCTTTTCTCTCAACAGTGGCGCTTACATATCCGAAATAGTACGTGGCGGGCTTATAGCTATAGACAAAGGCCAGGCAGAAGCCTCAAAAGCACTCGGCCTATCATGGTTTCAGACGATGAGGAAGGTAATCCTGCCTCAGGTCTTCAGAAACATCCTGCCACCACTGATCAGCCAATTCTCGTACTTGATAAAAGACACAAGTCTTGCTGCAGTTCTGGTTATCCCCGAGCTTACATATACTGCTCGAAAGATCGCTGCGAGAACCTATATGCCATTCGAATCATTCGGTGTTCCGATGTTAATGTATTTCGGAATCTATCTGATTCTTGCTCTTCTGAGCGGTCTAATAAGCAGAAATCAGAAATCGAGACAGTCGGATGCGAAGCGATGGTTCGGTCCTAAGAAGGTGGTATGATGCAAGACATATCTTTACTACAGCAGATAATTAGGCTCGGAGTCGCCTTCCTTAACAACCTGGCCTTTCTTCCATTCGTTCTGGGAATCGGTATAGTGCTGGGAATTGCGATCGCCCTGATTCGTTTCCATCGAATCCCCGTTGCATCGCAACTTCTAGCCATTGTTGTAGAGATAATCAGGGGATCGCCCTTCTTGATAATCGTCTATGCGATCTACTTTGCGCTGCCGTACGTCGGAATTGAATTGGGCGCGTTTCAAACGGGAATAGTTGTTCTTTCTGTTACAGCAACGGCTTATCTCTCAGAGGTTTTCAGAAGCGGCCTTCTGTCTCTAGATAAAGGGCAGTTTGAAGCGGCTGAGGCTCTTGGAATGAACTACTTTCAGAAACTAGTCCATGTTGTTTTACCCCAGATCATTAAGAGTACCATGCCGTCAATTGTCGGCCAGATAGTAATGACAATAAAGGACACTTCGATAGTCTCACTCGTTGGAATGGTTGAGATCGTCAGAACCTCCAGACAGATAATGCAACTGACTTTGAGTCCGTTTACTGCATTCAGCATAGTGTCTGTGTTCTTCATACTTGTGTGCTATCCACTAATTGTCGTATCTAAAAAACTAGAGGGAGGGAGTAACAAATGAAGTTTCAGCTCGAGTCTTCCAAGCTTGAGTTTTTCAGGCCCGATGCCTTTGGATTCATTAACGGTCTGAAGAAAGAACCACCAAAGCAGAAAATGATCAACCTTTCAATAGGTGCCCCGAACAGACCCACCCCGGAATGGATAGTGGAGATAATGAAGGAGAACCTGTCGAATCCTGCCTACCATACTTATCCGCCGCAGCACGGCGCTCCGGAGCTTCTTGAGGCTGTCGCTGACTGGTATAGGAAACGTTTCGGAGTCACGCTGAATCCCGAAGAGAATGTGCTCGTCACAGTCGGAATCAAAGAGGCTATTTTCAATGCATTGCACGCACTGGCAAATGCCGGCGATTCAATTCTTGTTCCTGATCCAGGTTATCCAACATACTTTGAGGGCGTTCTTTTCACCGGAGGAAAGCTTCTCACTTACGACGGCGATGTTGATCCGATGGCCACTCTAGACGAAATCGAGAGTCTTGCCAAGTTGCACAAGCCGAAAATGGTAATCGTCAATTATCCCTCAAATCCCACCGGCAGAGTGGCAAACAGAGAATACTACGACCGGCTTTCCGAGCTTTCCGGCAAGTACGGTTTTGTCGTGATGAGTGATCTTGCATACTCCGAAATAGCCTTTGACAATCTTGAAGTCAACAGTTATTTCGAAGCGCGCCAGAATCTCGAACTGGGACTGGAGTACTTCGCCTTCTCAAAGACCTATAACATGGCCGGATGGAGAGTTGGGGCAATAGTAGCCGAAAAACGTCTTCTGGACGCAGTGAAACTTTACAAATCGAAGATCGACTCAAATGTCTTCTACCCTATCCAGCTCGCCGCTGCGGGGGCTTTGAAGTCTACCCCCGATTCTTATTATTGTGAGCTCAGGGGAATATATCAGGGCAGGCGAGATGCGATTATTGAAGGTCTGAAGGCATCGGGATTGACCTTCACTGCTCCCCAGGGAGCGATGTATGTATGGGTTTCCACGCCGGAAGGCATTGATCCCTGGAGCTTCACCGAAAAACTATACAGAGATTACGGTATTCTCGTTGTTCCTGGAACAGCCTATGGCGCCAACGGTTCACGGAAGGTCAGAATGGGCTTGGTTCAGGAGTTCGAAGCTATGACGGAAGCGGCCAGAAGATTGGCAGAAGGGAGATCATGGTGAGAAGATTACTTGAAGGGGTCGGCGTAGCTCCGCTAACTCCGATGAATGATGATGGTTCCTGTGTTGACTACAATGCAATAAAGTCCTATGTGGACTTCCTGGCTGAGAAAGGTGTCGACGGAATGTTTGTGCTCGGCACGACCGGTGAGGGAACATCCCTCACATTGCCTGAAAGAAAAAAGGCTCTGGAGTCATTCCTCGAGGCAAACAAAGGGAGAATGACCGTTGTCTCTCATTGCGGAGCTGCAGTGCTGGAAGACATAATCGAACTGTTGAAGCACTCAAAGGAATCTGGAGCAGACGCGGCCGCAGTAGTCTC
This window contains:
- a CDS encoding IclR family transcriptional regulator, with protein sequence MEHFKAFKKVDEIFELFFEQRKWRLSDIVARLGYPKATVHHILAAMTELDYLTKDRNFYMLGNRILQLSGLMRRNLEFREVALPYLEELRNEINETIHLTSLFRDQVIYIECLHPTHALRPHSTVGVTASMYCTGVGKALLAFQPDSYIDGYLERVTLARRTDNTITDKERLRKELEWIREHGYAYDRIEQEESIKCIAAPILDNHGVAKYAVSIAGPSNRMTDEAIERYKERFLKTIEKLNKLFIDFET
- a CDS encoding GNAT family N-acetyltransferase translates to MFEPIRISVREHTRAIEILSEAFADDPMIKYILKEKGREYVKKIYGVMFKAYSAKGNAYFDSPDMNGMILWIDSEEDPGLGAWIRSGALKMLTFPARSLNRLMKVGRVVSKVHKECIQDQHLHLILLAVLPRKQRMGIGKKLMNFFIREADSRGLPGYLETQNPSNAGFYESFGFSVAREVEISSELKSWSMIRNTKRQNN
- a CDS encoding pyridoxal phosphate-dependent aminotransferase, whose translation is MKFQLESSKLEFFRPDAFGFINGLKKEPPKQKMINLSIGAPNRPTPEWIVEIMKENLSNPAYHTYPPQHGAPELLEAVADWYRKRFGVTLNPEENVLVTVGIKEAIFNALHALANAGDSILVPDPGYPTYFEGVLFTGGKLLTYDGDVDPMATLDEIESLAKLHKPKMVIVNYPSNPTGRVANREYYDRLSELSGKYGFVVMSDLAYSEIAFDNLEVNSYFEARQNLELGLEYFAFSKTYNMAGWRVGAIVAEKRLLDAVKLYKSKIDSNVFYPIQLAAAGALKSTPDSYYCELRGIYQGRRDAIIEGLKASGLTFTAPQGAMYVWVSTPEGIDPWSFTEKLYRDYGILVVPGTAYGANGSRKVRMGLVQEFEAMTEAARRLAEGRSW
- a CDS encoding amino acid ABC transporter permease, whose product is MQDISLLQQIIRLGVAFLNNLAFLPFVLGIGIVLGIAIALIRFHRIPVASQLLAIVVEIIRGSPFLIIVYAIYFALPYVGIELGAFQTGIVVLSVTATAYLSEVFRSGLLSLDKGQFEAAEALGMNYFQKLVHVVLPQIIKSTMPSIVGQIVMTIKDTSIVSLVGMVEIVRTSRQIMQLTLSPFTAFSIVSVFFILVCYPLIVVSKKLEGGSNK
- a CDS encoding amino acid ABC transporter ATP-binding protein, whose protein sequence is MEPIVRIRGLNKSFGKLHVLKDVELDVYESDVLVLCGPSGAGKSTLLRCINMLEHFHEGSIEVLGKDIKQTRANLNFVRKNSGMVFQHFNLFPHISVVDNVTLAPILVKKVPKHEAVEKAKKLLDQVGLSAKYDAFPPQLSGGQKQRVAIARALAMDPKLMLFDEPTSALDPEMIKEVLDVMTNLARGGMTMIIVSHEMGFARQVANKIGFLDDGKLIELTPKDEFFNNPRSDRTKEFLSKIL
- a CDS encoding ABC transporter substrate-binding protein, which gives rise to MKKLFVLIVVACMFVSFGLAATTLENVVKSGKLTVATDMTAVPMQYRDASGNPTGFTVELMELAAKEMGVELVWQDVAWESLIPSLLSGKADMIAANMSMTLTRMKSIRFSDPFFLTGIVAIARKDSPLQNWKELADPSVKMGATMGSVHADFIEQEWGKDASLYDNLAEWMTDIKLGRIDSVMDDEMICVELVNKNPDLKILDGYVRPDTYGLAFRQDKDSDSLVEWFNWFLKWEKLTGEYGKIYEKYVGKAWEPSFIID
- a CDS encoding amino acid ABC transporter permease → MLDMRMISQYLPDFFEALLETLKVAALSGIFSLIIGTVVGILSTMKSWFARTPVGIYTGFIRSTPLLVQLYFVHYGLPITGLMLTSFQSAIVAFSLNSGAYISEIVRGGLIAIDKGQAEASKALGLSWFQTMRKVILPQVFRNILPPLISQFSYLIKDTSLAAVLVIPELTYTARKIAARTYMPFESFGVPMLMYFGIYLILALLSGLISRNQKSRQSDAKRWFGPKKVV
- a CDS encoding nucleoside phosphorylase, translating into MKLSVTIVSGHLGIVDLFFAARIVAKGAYMEKRLPILEHDYERPAVIEPTKAISSISEMPERAVILFYQGVIEILLKKGLLKKIVDRRSEVGFFPVYEIEYKGVKVAILNPRLGAPSAAGFYEELIALGVRKTIACGSCGVLKREIPRGEIIVVQSAIRDEGTSYHYLEPSREITVDAEVLEKVEAALEASSIPYIKGKTWTTDAFYRETKKIVKERIDEGCITVEMEASALMAVSKFRDVVFGQLLSSGDDVSGEDWDRRFHPEASSHKERVFWAALECCLRL